CATGAAAAAGGCTTGCCCTTTCCCCGCTGTCACATCAATGGAATTCAACAACGAGTAGCTCAGACGCTTTTGGGACGTATGAGAttgtagaaaacaaaaatagaaataaaatatagaaaagagGAGGGAGATTGAGAGATTATAAAATCCATTGAGTTCTGGCATCCTCAGTTGTTATCGTCTCGAAAGATTTTATTCCCAAATATGATAAGACACTTGAGGCAACACCACAACTTTGCCGAACTTTTAAGCACgactacaatatatatatataactagatCAAGCTTCTAGCATTAGCTGTCCGACTTTGCTTGGGTATGCGCGCACCTTTACCAACAGGACCCAGAAGCAAATGCATTTACAAACTAAACTACTCGAGCTACAGCACCACAAGAGTTCGTTCCTCCATTGTAAGCGGCCGTATTCACCAAGTACTAGAGTGAAGAGTCACATCATACCATGGCAGCCAGCAGAATCCAAGAGTACTGCTTTGATCTGTTCCGGCAACACATCCTGTCCTTCCCTGCATTGCTGATGAACAGTTGACACAAGCAGTCAAGTCTTTGGATGACCATAATATGACACAAAGTCATATGACACAGCCATGAAGATGCAAAAATTAGCAAGCCAGACGACCTGTCAAGTAACTTTCTTTCTATACTCTAGGCTGGatgccaacaaaataaaaattttatatgccattatttttgtgaatattttttattaatataattaattatatattaaaaaatttaatacatttaatcacatcaataaaatatataaaaaatacacaaaaataattataactaacattattctcaaaaaaaattattataaataattcatgTGAAAGAGCATAAGAAAAAGATGACCCCAAGTCCAATGCATGTGGACAACGAGTCGTTCCTCACATGAAAATCAGAGAATGGAAAAAATAGACTTATCTCAGCaatgagagagggaaaaaagcCATCATTTCAGGGATTTTGTTTCGCATCTACGAAATTTGCTCCGTTACACGGTTCAGAAAAcctttttcaatattttatttcactttcaatttttatcttaatttattatttaaattttatctaaatctttaattttgttatataattattatataatgattaaactttttcaaattttaaaccaaaatataaaaaataaatttaactttttaaattacaaaataaaatttatattaaaaaattatattataacaatattttaactttaatatatttttatttacctttcttttctttcatttttcaaaacttaataaaGCATCTTAAGCAAAATTATTTATGAgctatcttactattatttacaaatttttttattataagttatctcactattatttacaaatttcttatcatatttcaTCGTTCAAATGAGAAGtgaaaaagatgcaaaaccagcAACACAAAAAATGTTTCGCGTGCTTCATAACTCAAAcggtaatgctacatacagtcgtagaattgcaaacgccgcgcaatcgctttgaaaaagagttgggtccatgattaaaaagttagttttttttccatgtaggtctcatattaattcatttttttcgaagcgactgcacgctgcttgcacaaccacgactgtaaatatcatttctctaactCAAAAGGTGAATTGTGTAAAAACATTAAAACCTGAATTTTGGTATGAGATAGAGCATACCTCAGCTCGGAACACATCCAAAGCAAACCCATTGAAGCAACTAATTACAGCCTGCTGGATGTCCAACCCCAGGTTGTCCAGGGCCCTAATGGTGGAAAGCAAGAGACCTGGCCTGCGGGCACAAAACATGTGGATGTTGACAGCTCTTCCTTCCCTTACCCGAACTTCCACCTATAATATGCAAAACCAACTTGAAAATCAAACCAATGTCCTGAACCATCACAAAGAATGATTTGGTATGTATGAAAAACTCGATCTTCCGGCACATTAAGGAGTAGAGTTTGTGTCTTGGATAAGGAAGAGCATATTATGGGGCCTACGGCGTGCTCATGGGCATTCCCCAATTATGGTCTAATGAGTCTAATACGTGGTCTTTATAAATGGTGGCTTAGTCCCACCAATACATCCTAGTCTCAGTTCAAAGggcagaagaagaaaaaaaatctcgCCCATCCTATACACTGGTAAACTTAAGGCCCCCCCAATACTGGACCACGCAGTTTGTATTACAAGTTGATAGACAGCATTACATTGTAAATAGGCAGCAAATCATTTGATAATTTGTTTGCCCCAAGGGGAACAAACACATATCATCGCATTTGCTGCTaagattttgtttgaatttagaaaaatcaacttcataaaattttgttataatGTAAAATTGTGATCCCTGCGGGTCTATTATAAATGTGTTTGGACTCCACTTCTAAAGATTTTTTCCATGTTGGCCAAACTGAATTGATGCAAGATAGAGCTGTATAGACAGACACCAACAAACATTTTCAGTTCATTCATGTTTACgactcaaaatcaacacaaatacTTGCATCCACATCCTTATGTAGGCGAGAGTTCACAGCACATTTACAAACTTACAAGCATAAAGCAATTGACTAAAAGCCGGAAAATGTCAAATTGGATGCACACTTCAAGTGAAATTTACCCTTGCATGCTGGCTTTTAGGGCTTGGCAAGGAGCCAGGACAAAGTTCTTCCTTCACACGACAGGGAAGTGTAGGTGGAGTTGTCGTTAAAGGGTGAAAGCTTGTAGAAGGTGGCAGCAAAGATCCAGGTGGGGATGACTCCAGCTCATTATGGAGATCATTGATCCTTTGCAGAAGCTCCTTTAAGTAGTCAATGGCATCCCCAAGTATCGAGGCTCTATCCATCTGTGAACAAATAAGGATATAATCTGGAGTATGAATTAACAAAGTCCGAAAAGCACCCACATAAATTGATAATGACTGCCAAAGAACCTCAAATGCTATGCGGTTGGAGATGATATATCAATTCAAAAACTTAAATTAGTTAACTTCAAGTTTTCAACagaatttgagatttatttgtgttatttgggAGAGAGGATAACAAGGGACCTCATTCTCAGCGCTGCTTTGCCGAAGACAGGATAACAGACTGTTTGACTTAAACAGGCTCGTTGAGAATTCATTCCAAAtaattacacacacacacaaacgaCATCCAGACTCCAGGTTCTTATTTCTCGATGCGAATTATTGACCATCCTATAGAAAATGAAGTCATACGATAACTACTAACCAGTACATATAATTGAAATAGAAAGCAAGGTACTCAAACGAAGCAAAGTCCAAAATTATCATACCTCTCAAATTTAAAGGACAAGATCACTTTTTACCTTGCTAATTTTCGGTACAACAGACCTAAGCATGTAGAGCCTATCATTAAGCTTCTTCCTTCGCCGCCTCTCCGCCATCAGATTCTTCGCTGGAAGCCCCTTCTTCTTTCCCTTCTGATCCCTACTAGTGACAGTACTGTTGGCATTAGaattccttctgccattcttaacatcctcctcctcctcctccttaacGCCACCTTCGAACTCATCCGAGTCATAATTTAAACTCGAAACGTCGAGGCTCGCTTCATCAACGTCGCCCGAAACGTCACTCTTCTTCGTGCTCCGAGTCTTCAAATTATCCGTGTCTTCGCTGAATCTCGAACCCGAAACCTCCAAATTCCCAGACTTTTCAGCGCCTTGTCTAAGCGCCGCTCGCTTCTGAAACAAATTGGGTTGCGAACCCCCTTGAGGGAAGACCTCGAGCGGTCTCAGAACCTTTCCTCTGTTCAGATACAGAGCACTGCCTGAATTATCAAAACCCTCGAAACCCATGGGGCTAAACCCGCCACCGATTCCTGCGGCGGTGTCCGATGCCGGTGGCAACCGAGTTCGTTGAAACTCGGAGGCCGAACTCAGTTTGGGAGCACCAATCTGTGGCTGAGAATCCAAGGTTGTGAAGCCCATCATGGCAGGGGAATTCGAAGCAGCTGGGTTGAAAAGGCCGCGAAGCCCGGTCTCGAGTCCCAAGTCGAAGGCATCGTCAAAAGGGTTGGAGCAAACGGCGTTGATAAGGGAAGAGAAGCAAGAATTGTTGGGCAAGAAGGGAGGCTGTGACTGTGAGGGGTCGAGGCTAAAAGCCTGCGACGGAGAACAGGAAGAGGACGAGTCCAAGGGCTGCAGAATAAGGTTATTGTTGTCGTTTGGATTCGAGCAGAAGCTAATGTCTCTGACATCTTGCGGGTTTGGGAGGCCCGGGAGATGGTTATGGAGGTCCTGATAAGGTGGGTTCAGGGCGTTGTTGTTGATGTACCAGTCATTCTCGAGCATGGACTTGaaggaagagagaggaagagctAGACCCATATCGTCGTCCTTGTTGGGCTCGCCTTCATTGTTGGTTCTGGTCCACGTCGAGGCTGCGTCTTCTGCTTcttcacctcctcctcctccttcgaTCCAAACGACACCGTTCCTGGACCTCGGTAGCATCTTTCCCTGCGTTTCTCTTTCCAAGATCGAGAGAGTCGGTGTTTGAGAGGTGGGAGAGAGGGAGGAAAGGGGTGGTAGTGTCTTTTTTTATGGATCAGAGTTCAGAGAATCATTTTGAGAAGAAAGAGGGTGAGATGCGAAGTTTGAACGTCATGGAATTGTGACGCTGAAAATAAAACGAGTGGAGAGCGGCGTCTGCCTGTGTAGCGGGTTTTATCTAAGGTTGTCTGCTAGCTCTGACTCTATCTGCAGTAGTACTGCTCCTGGCCGATGCGATCTCTCTGgctcctcttcttttttcttttctttttttcttttttaaattagtttgcCTCTTTCCCTCCTTAATTCGTAGGAAGGGCCACTCATCTAATCAATCTCCACTACAAGTAATTCGTAGGAAGGGCCACTCAATGTCATCTAATCAATCTCCTAAGACCGGGATTGGATTAAGagaaattaaattagatgattttagattaataataaaaattaaataaaatattattaaaatattattattattttaagatttaaaaaagttgaattgatatttaaaaaatgttaaattgtttattatattttatatagaaatttaaaaaaattataatgatgaaataaaattaaatgaaatactTTTCAAATCCAAACGAGATAAATCGAAACTATTTATCGTTATTCGGATGAATGCATGGGTACGTAAACATCTCTCTATGTGTGGTgtttattttaagaaataattgtTAGTTAacataattataagaaaaatgatatttatagtcgtaTAGTATACACATATCGTGTAATTTACTTGAAAAATATGAGTAAATATAAGAtctacattaaaaataaaaacaaaaaaactaattttttaatattgaatttcacaatttttcaaaacgattatacAATACTTAcgcattttataattatatgtaacattactctaatTATAAACACATCTTATGTAGTACATACGTGCATTGTGTGAACAATATTAATGGCATGCAACATATTTTGTGGCACATcttcatattttataaatacctaattatttttcatctcaagaTTGTAGAAGTCTTAtcttaattttaagtttttttcccTTCCTAATTGATCTATGATTGTTAATTTGTAAAAAGAGACGTACGGAAGATCAAATGATGAGGTCGTGAGataaattagatatatatagcAATTAGCAgctgaaaccaaaaaaaaaaaaaagataggtGAGAAGAATATGTTGCTTTCCTCAAATGAAATCACAAATAAAGACGATGCATTTTCTCAATATCATTCGATTTTACTGCTTGCATGCCTTATTTTAAGTGATGCATGAATTTATGTGAGACAGATCATCGAGTAGTATGATGGCAAGTTCGATGATCTAGCTTCGGCCAGCCGGGACCAGAAGTAAAAATGCTAGTTACTTGGACGTACACTACTTTCAGATGCCACAAATTGATACtgcaacattaatatatatatatatatatagagagagagagagagagagagagaggtgcatGCATGGCCTAGAAAAACAAGTTCCATTTGTTATTTGcaccatatattatatatatgccaaTATGATAATTGCAGAAGTATGACTTTGGAATAAATTTTCCAGAAGAACACCCAAGTTTCTCGTGATTCCTTTCCATACACCGCACCTACTTTCCAAATGAATTACTTGAAACTCCCATTTGGCCTGCTTTTGAATTCCTTCGCCTTCAGAGACAAGCCAGCCTGCttcccctctttctctctatctctAAACCACCAGATTCCACAAAGTTCAAGATGATTTCTGCCAATAAACGGCACAAGACCGAACTCATAGCTAGCCAGTAGCTTTCTGTTGGTTTTCAGTCCTTTTCATCATGAATGCAAAACTTAAGAGAGACCTTTAACTGACGGCCACAAGCGATATTCGTGTGTATCTATATATGCGTCGTTTTTAGAGTGATAAAGTTGATCCAAAGTTTCGCAAAGCCGCCCATCGCGAACTGGTTGCGGTTGCGTACTTGTCTAACCTTAATTTACAGACGAAAGCTAGCTAGCATTGGtgttacgtacgtacgtaccctcggcctttatttttattttttaattattattagtcATTAGTTCCATTCCAGATATCGTAGTATACAGACCATCAACAATTAAATTCGGATACAATAATCATGATAAAGCCGATCGAAGCCAAGGTAGTACTGCATGCAGATCATCGATATAGTAACTGATCAAAAACCAATTAATTAGCTGAGGTCGTAATGATGATGATCAGCTATCCAGGCACGTGGTACGTACGCATGCATGCAATGGGGGGTATTCTGTATTCATGCTGCAAGGACACACTGCGTGCATATGGGTCAATAtaacaattataattaataaattgaaaacaaattgaaaatacGGGAAGCAAAATAATTAACCCCGATCGATATTATTGTTGAATCAGTCAGTCTTTTATTTTATGCAACCGATTCAAAATTCCAATTACGGCTCTAATTTAAACACTGATCAAACATTTTGCTTCAGACGGTACTGCTCTaccaattttttcaaagaatggCCCCCAGACGAAAAGTGTCTTCAAAGACTTCACTGACTCACTGAAGCCAAAGCTGGCATCGACCAAATAGAAATTATTGTTCTCTACCGCCAACCTTTCTCTCAAACGATGCACA
This is a stretch of genomic DNA from Carya illinoinensis cultivar Pawnee chromosome 3, C.illinoinensisPawnee_v1, whole genome shotgun sequence. It encodes these proteins:
- the LOC122302231 gene encoding transcription factor ICE1-like; amino-acid sequence: MLPRSRNGVVWIEGGGGGEEAEDAASTWTRTNNEGEPNKDDDMGLALPLSSFKSMLENDWYINNNALNPPYQDLHNHLPGLPNPQDVRDISFCSNPNDNNNLILQPLDSSSSCSPSQAFSLDPSQSQPPFLPNNSCFSSLINAVCSNPFDDAFDLGLETGLRGLFNPAASNSPAMMGFTTLDSQPQIGAPKLSSASEFQRTRLPPASDTAAGIGGGFSPMGFEGFDNSGSALYLNRGKVLRPLEVFPQGGSQPNLFQKRAALRQGAEKSGNLEVSGSRFSEDTDNLKTRSTKKSDVSGDVDEASLDVSSLNYDSDEFEGGVKEEEEEDVKNGRRNSNANSTVTSRDQKGKKKGLPAKNLMAERRRRKKLNDRLYMLRSVVPKISKMDRASILGDAIDYLKELLQRINDLHNELESSPPGSLLPPSTSFHPLTTTPPTLPCRVKEELCPGSLPSPKSQHARVEVRVREGRAVNIHMFCARRPGLLLSTIRALDNLGLDIQQAVISCFNGFALDVFRAEQCREGQDVLPEQIKAVLLDSAGCHGMM